The Cottoperca gobio chromosome 15, fCotGob3.1, whole genome shotgun sequence genome segment TCACAGCACCGGTGATGCTTCCTTTGCCGAGACCCCCCTCTCCGGTGCTCAAGAACGCCATCTCCCTCCCAACTATTGGTGGCTGCCAGGCGCTTACCCTTCCCCTGATCTCCTCCACTGTGTTCTCCATGCCCCCGGAGCCATTGGACGACATCATGGGGTCTACAGCTCACATGAAACCTGACAGCACAGAGGAAGTAGAGATCCTGCAGATGGATGCTATGTTGCACTCCCTGGATGTCTTCAGCAGCGAGCCTTCGTCTCCCTGCGCAGATATCCAGTCGAAGCCTGACGTCCTCCTGGATCTGCTGAAAAACACAGATAAGTCCACCTCTAAGGCGGTTGCCAAAGCTAACAAAATAAACAGGAGCAAACCCAGGTTTGACAAGCCATCATCCATTTATATCAATGGTCACAGCAACAGCACCTTCAAAGCTAACGGAAGCCTGAACAGTAATATGAGCAGCGACAGCTTTGACAGCTTTAGAGGTAAAGGGGACTTCCAGAACAAGATCTGCAATGGCAGCCGGAGCCTCAATGGCAATGGCAACTGCAATGGTTATGGACACTTTAACAATGACATTACCCTGGGCTTCAAGCATGAGCTCTCAAAGTGCAATGGAGAGTGGGTGGACAGAGACAGTGGGGTGGAGGAGGGTCGCATCTGTGATTTTGAGTTTGCGTTTTCCAAGCAGAAGAGCACGTCGCAGGATTCCCTCGCCCAGATCACGGGGTCATTCCTCTCTCTTGAACTCGATCTGGGGCCGTCCATCCTTGACGACGTGCTCAACATAATGGATAAACCCGCAGCGAAGAGCAGGCCTTGAGCTACGCTGAGGCCCTAGGAGGAGAAAGGGAATAATTAAACTATAGCCATGAGAAGAGAATGAGTCAAAAAGCAATCAAAATGGTGTCTGGATATATCATTGAGATGAAAATGAGCTACAATAGACAGAACTgcttatgtttttattgtcaaaacaTATAACTATTCTAGCTTCTATGGAATgttgattcttcttctttttttgtttgccaTGCTAGCCGCATGTTTAAGATGCATGTGCTGTTGAGTTACAGCTAAAATACAGCCATTGTGCCTTTGATTTTGCATTACTGTAAAAATGCTACATGATAGATTTGTGTTCATATGTTGACTCCCACCATATAATTACACAATAATTTTGAggtcttttcctttttttacacTTGAACATATGTATTTTGTGACTTTAAGTGTGTTTAACAAAGCATTATTTTGTCTGTCACATAATTCATTTGCCATATTTCAAACAACTGAACACTatgcatatttgtgtttttaaaattgtaacacaaataaattaattttgtCCTACTCTGGCTAATTCTTGGCAGGTAATGTGCACATACACCCGAACCAAGAGTTAATTCCCAAAAATTACTACCCAAGAGAAATCAAGAGAGGCTGAAAATCTAAATAACACTGGAAAAAAACATAGCACAAAAGGGAAGACAGATAttaaggaaagaaagagaaacagattgACAGAAAGAAGGATAAAATGGATTAATTTTCTCGCTTCTGACATTCCTTACATTCTGCGTCCCTGCCCTGCAGTGGGAGCACCGGTGGACCTTCCTCTGCCCAACCAGGCGCCTGCACTGTTCGTTTGCGTGTGGACGGGACTGGCAGAGGAGGGGTCTTTGAAATTCCATGCATTCCAGCCACAGAGCACAAGTGTCTAGGACCAGACATAAATCAGCTGTTTCAAGTGAGGAGGAAGGGCTACGGCCTTAGAGCCGCGCTGTCCTCTACCAGAATGCATAGAGAGATGAGGTTGTAAAACACGCACTTACAACTCGCAGGCAACCTTTGTTCAGTTCTGAACGATAGAtgagttctctctctctgtttagtTACAATAAAGATATGTTGACCCAGCAGTGTGGAAGCAAAAGCCTGAAAGAACAGGACAGCAGTGATTACCATACACACAGCTTCTTAAACCCCCTCATCAATGGCCTCCTCGCCCTGATCATCTCTCCCTGTGGGCCCAGCCCTGTAGACGCATGAAGGGTATGTAATACCAAAAGATACAAAACACTGACAGATATAGTGTCTTCTTGTTTATTATGGACACAtacaagagaaaaagagaagaagaagaagaagaagaagaagaagaagaagaagaagaagaagaagaagaagaagaagaagaagaagaagaagaagaagaagaagaagaagaagaagaagaagaagaagaccatATATCTGTGAATGCTGGTGTTTTGATACTTGTCATTACCGTGCACCCGATTATTTAGGTTTTGGAGCTGTGCGCGCTGCTACTTCCCACAATAAGTCATAGCAAAACCTTATGGAGGCGTAAGGCAGGCTTCTCCAAAACACCCACGGACCACTGTGTCATGCATGTTAAGTAAAAACACTTCTCTAGCACATCCAGAGTTATATGTGCTTGTGTTAGCAATCTTATTTCATATGCAAATAATTATAGTTCAATTCCATTTCTGTCCTTTAGCAGGCCATGTGTGGCAAACCCGCCCAAATCCCTCAAAGGCCTCAGAATGTCCATAAACAACAGTCACCTGCCCAGCCGAGGCATCCGTTGTGATACCAGATGTTAGAGGAGACATGAAGAAAACCTGTGTCATGGCAGATGCTGCAACCATCGGAAAATCCCAGCATTAGTGTGAAAGAGTTTGCATGTGCTAAGCCACCTCTGAGTGTGAGTAATGAAAACCTTTGCTGTCAAGGTAATTGCTATGCATATACCTTCAATGGTACATCATTGACTTGATGACAGCCTTCATTTTTACAGGCATGGACCCCAAGAAAATTTCCTTTGGTTTACAAAAGAGCTTGCGACACAGCACTGTAGCTGTGTTGTGTAACATATTAGAAGTATTTCTGTAAAGATGCCAAAGCTCTCAGACACAAAATAGCAGGAAATGCCGGTGTTTAATGAAATCCAACAAAAATACTTGACACATGTTAAACCCTAAACACTGCCTCCATGTTGTCTGAGTGTGAGTTCAGCACGCTACATGAAATACAGAGTGAATATTTTGGTTGTTTGAGCAACCAGTAGGCTTTCTGCCGTGATTTCATAGAGGTTTGTCCAATGTAAGTCACTGCGTCTGTATTTGAATTGGTTGGCTACCAGCAGACACAGTCATGTTTATGGTTTAGTCTTCTCTGGGAACCTGAAGGCACAAGAGAAAATACTAAAGACGAAAGGAGGAAATAGTCCTGGTGGTTTGTTTCTCATTACCACAAGGCCACGGTGGAAGTTTGACCTGAAGAGACCTTGACTCCAACTGCCACAAACATGCTGTAACACAATCAGGCAACTCATTGTGACACCCACAGACTCACATGCAGAACAATATTCCACTTGTTTTACTGGCAAGTCACATCTTAGCTTAGctttctgttttcagtttgCTTGAATCTCTCGAGATAAATTCACTAAAAGATTGATGTTAAAAGAAGCAAACTTAGCTCAAATATTATTGGTGCAGCCAAACTTGTGTTCCTGAAAATAGACGTGAGCCAAAAGAAGGAGCTGACACGGGTGTTGCCACTACCTGCTGCCTTGTAATTTCCCAACCAGTTGCTCTcttgacaaaaacagaaaaagcctAATTGCTAAATTCTGTCTCTTTGATGCCGTGGTTTAGGAGGATGGTGAATAACAAGAAGCGAAAAAAGAACATAAACAACTTGCATGTTGTTAGCATCCTATGAGGCAAATtgtatcaaataaaatataaattatcaAAACTTGAGGGCACACAAAGGATATTTTCTCAGCTGCCCTGACTGTACATTACAAGGTAAATTATTCAAGATATAGACGTTCCTCCAGCAGATTCGGGATCCGGCTCCCTAGTTTCCTCGGCTTAGGTGAAGCTGTCAGTTCACAGATGAATAAGCTTTGGCTCAGAGGCCACCGGAGCCAAAGAAAGCACAGCTCAGACCCAGCTAAATTTTCCACCCAACCTCCACAACAGAGCTGCATAGTGTGCACACTGTCTTTCACATAGAGGTGTCGGTAAAGGAGCCCCTCATAGCCGGACTTGAGCTGTGTCAAGCAGAGGAGAAGGGAAACTTTTATACGATGTTTCCCCATGAGCAGCAGGATAAAGCTCCTCTTGTCTTCACCTGCTGTAAATGTCCTGCAGTACAAAATGAGCCAAACACAGAGACAGTACTTTTTATGTAGCCCAACAGACCGAGCAGGAGGAAATATCTGAGGCATGAGCGCAGCTTTTCTTAGAAATATTATTGTTGAATATTTCTCTTGCTTGCTGGAGAGATTATTCATCGTTGATATATACTGTGCATGCTCCAAAATTGAATGCTATGACTGATGATCAGGGGCCTCAGTAGTAGAACGTTTCTTGGGAACATTTACTTTGGGATGCTGAGCATGAAGCTCGGCATCAAGTGTTCTGCAAATCTGCTGATTTAGCAGCATGGAGCTGCAGCTCCCTTTTCAAAAGACAACAACAGGAGAGAGCCGAGAGAACTTATTCCCAGGGGAGACTAAAATGAGCCTGAGCAGGG includes the following:
- the cdc42ep3 gene encoding LOW QUALITY PROTEIN: cdc42 effector protein 3 (The sequence of the model RefSeq protein was modified relative to this genomic sequence to represent the inferred CDS: deleted 1 base in 1 codon), producing the protein MPAKAPIYLKSTKTKKGKKCRLRDILSPDMISPPLGDFRHTIHIGKGGERDAFGDMSFLQGKYELLAGKGDVHPQYGVQSEFLRAHSTGDASFAETPSPVLKNAISLPTIGGCQALTLPLISSTVFSMPPEPLDDIMGSTAHMKPDSTEEVEILQMDAMLHSLDVFSSEPSSPCADIQSKPDVLLDLLKNTDKSTSKAVAKANKINRSKPRFDKPSSIYINGHSNSTFKANGSLNSNMSSDSFDSFRGKGDFQNKICNGSRSLNGNGNCNGYGHFNNDITLGFKHELSKCNGEWVDRDSGVEEGRICDFEFAFSKQKSTSQDSLAQITGSFLSLELDLGPSILDDVLNIMDKPAAKSRP